A stretch of DNA from Babesia bovis T2Bo chromosome 2, whole genome shotgun sequence:
ACGTAGCAGGTCAGAAGCTGGGGAAGATATGGGTGTTGTTATTGAACCTACGGGAAGATATGACTACCGTGAGTTTATGGTGAAGGTACGAGGCGTCCCATTGGAGCTCATTGGGATACTGGTCGAGCTGCCGTGCCATGTAGAGGCACATAAAACACTGGACTGTGACCTGCTGTTCAAATCAGCCgacatatcgcaaataaTGATCGTCCAGGAAAGAAAACAGGCAGAGATAACAATTGAAGAGATGCGCCAAAGGTTATGGGAGTGGCCGGATGGAATAACACCGCCCACGAAAAACATTAGGAAACGCAGGTTCAGGAACctggatgtatataacaatgaagAGATTAAGGAAGCGGAGAGAGAGGCGTTAACATTACTCAATGGCCTTGTTAGGGACAGCTATCACTTTGAAATTAAGAGTGCACAAGAAGTGAAAGAGCTGCTGGAAAATTTCCGTAAAGGTCTTATTGAAGAACGTATCATAGGACCCGATGAAGATGTAGAAACTTATATCAACGCACTGCAGCAGTATGAAGGAATGAATGAAGACTCGGAAATTATGTTCAATGGCAAAGGTACTCAAATGAGATTTTGATGCCCATTGAATGGCGACACCGCTCAAACACTACGCTGCTACACAAATATACAACCAAATGGAAACAACATGACAATGcgataatatattacgtGATATTAAAAAGGCGAGTTTCCGCCAGAGTTTGCGATAGTAATGTGAAACGTCACATTGCGACGACAAAGTGGCAATGCCGTGTATATGTAACCAGCCACTAGTCCACTAACGTTTCTTAGGGACCTTGCACTTTATCGGGTGGTTGGCAATATGACCTCCCTTAAGCGTGTAGGGGTTAGCCTCCACTAACCGGAAAAGACGATACACCACATTACCAACCATCATCTTATTGTAGCCATGAACTGATATAATCAGTCCTGTACGATCTACTTCCACCTTTACTTGATTGGCATACATAGTACAAACACGAGTGGCGTCCAAACAATTAGATCCTACCCCAAGTCTGAACATCAAGTGCGGAAATGCAGGTTCAAAATAAGCCTTAACACCACGACCATGGAGTAACACCTGACCGGCAAAACCACGAGTACGCTCATATAAACAGTTCTCTATAGTGCGAGTAGCCGTCAAACGCTTGTCAACATTCGATACTAGGCATATATCTTTACGACCAGGGATCAGCATGTGATAGTAACCAGTATTACTACGCTGACCTGGGCGGAAAAAATACGATGAACGTAAAGCTCGCACCTCACCTGGCCAACGAGTTACCTGAATGCGTGGATAGAGATTTACTTGAGGTTGCTGAGCCTCTTCCGGTAAACGAATGAGTCGTGTGTTAGTCTCTGTCtgttggattccatatatacTGGGTCCATAGCTCCCAGATACACCAAAATGCCTTGTTTGGCAACGAATCCATGGCGGTACTTTACAGCTACCAGCTAGCATTATATcgaaattatatataatggtGCCAAGACACTACGCTTGGAGTGTGTAGCTCCAATTAATAGTCACTATAAATTATTCTGAACGTTTATATTAGTTGCTAGCATACATAAAACATGATAGGTCCgaatatattacacagaCTGACGATGATGTGGCATCATGGACCGGCACGACCAATCGCCAGAAGCTTGTGGACTAACAGTGTCGAAACCGCTACAAGATGATGACCAGACTTCACCTAATCGCAGAGAACACCGTTCTATTTCACGGACGTGCTCATCAGACGTATTGGATAATCTAAGATTTGTCAGCGATGCATCTGAATATACGGACTCATGGGCGGGAAGCACTCCCGCAAGAACTCCTAGGAGGTTAAGTTTTGGAATAGATTCAGATTCGTTGCTTAATAGTTCAGTAAACAATTCAGAACGTTCTACATCGCATAGTGAAGATACTAGTCCAATCAATAGTACAGCTACTAGAGTATCGGAAACTAGAAACTTATTGGACGCGGAGACTGTTATATCGCCCCTTACTAGGATATCGAGACTTACAAAGGCGCCGAGGGGTTCCAAGGCAAAATGCAAACAGCTGCTGTTGGACGGTGGCGAGACTTGGAAGTCCCTGGAGCCAATAAGGAAACGGGGTACTAAAAAGGAAACCCGGAGGAAAGATGCTAATGGAGTGACTCTGCCTATAAATTTTAAACCTCCTACTGATAACGCAGTTCCATTCTGGTTATCAGCACCAAAGGACGTCAAGGATATCAGCCCTTATGTCAAGAAAATATGCTCGAGAATATCAAACATTGAAAAGCACATGCGCAACTTTGAATCTGAACGTCAGACTCTGTTGAACGCTTTATACCAGATAAACACTCCACAAAGGCAAACTATGTTTCCGGGGTCGTTCAACGCTGATGAGGAGACAACCGTTACAGTCAATGGAGATCACCGTATGGATGAGCCTGATTCAAACCCACCAAGCGATGTTGCGCAGAACAGTGTCGAGCCATCAGGCACAGATAGAGCCGATCATGAAGGAACGAGCGACGAAAAAGTGGTAGCTACTACTCCAGAAAGGAGCTATGGTCCTTTATTGTGCAAACGTAGGGATGATGTAATATCAAGCCAGACTATACTGGTTCCCTCAAGAGCATCTCCTACAAATGCTGGTGTAATACAAGATACAGATGCATTAAATAAGGATGATCCGCC
This window harbors:
- a CDS encoding transcription factor TAFII55 protein conserved region family protein, whose product is MSTEQLVMSDNDESIASSVADTQSDVTSVALNNIRIQLKFQEHMPATSAKSDVSATSLSQATANPPEVQSKSTRAPDFEDAIKGKLLARHGIFGAHEIYEDMLFNKPVKGERVSSKRLQNLDANAPRDFSDLGSIDKHCIIRFPNDVAETIRSRSEAGEDMGVVIEPTGRYDYREFMVKVRGVPLELIGILVELPCHVEAHKTLDCDLLFKSADISQIMIVQERKQAEITIEEMRQRLWEWPDGITPPTKNIRKRRFRNLDVYNNEEIKEAEREALTLLNGLVRDSYHFEIKSAQEVKELLENFRKGLIEERIIGPDEDVETYINALQQYEGMNEDSEIMFNGKGTQMRF